One Dreissena polymorpha isolate Duluth1 chromosome 9, UMN_Dpol_1.0, whole genome shotgun sequence genomic window carries:
- the LOC127844889 gene encoding uncharacterized protein LOC127844889 isoform X1 → MVIPIHISHYEWTVDGLKSGTTYQIQMMAQNKIGKSNWTEAIHVITLLDTVSSDSSTSALGGAVGGIFGVGVIIAVSILIWRYRSHGLNTTKQCLTKRNPVEKYEDLVRGQGNTDVPSTGGSYETCTIAASAHSRHANQYETLEELEFREYSRISACYSQQDNAMSAKMYASGQTDASTNDPDYQN, encoded by the exons ATGGTTATTCCCATACACATTTCTCACTATGAATGGACAGTCGATGGTTTAAAGTCGGGAACGACATACCAAATTCAAATGATGGCACAAAACAAAATAGGAAAGTCGAATTGGACAGAAGCAATACACGTAATTACTCTACTGGACACAG TAAGCAGTGACTCTTCAACATCCGCTCTTGGTGGAGCTGTAGGTGGAATATTTGGAGTTGGTGTCATAATTGCAGTGTCCATCCTGATCTGGCGGTACAGATCACATG GGCTAAACACAACAAAGCAATGCCTAACGAAAAGGAACCCAGTTGAGAAGTATGAAGATCTGGTCCGAGGACA GGGCAACACCGACGTCCCATCAACAGGTGGAAGTTATGAAACATGTACCATCG CAGCCTCAGCACACTCCCGTCATGCCAATCAGTATGAAACACTTGAGGAGCTTGAATTTCGTGAATACTCGAGGATTTCGGCGTGTTATTCTCAACAAGACAATGCTATGTCTGCAAAGATGTACGCATCGGGGCAAACTGATGCGTCAACGAATGACCCGGACTAccaaaattaa
- the LOC127844889 gene encoding uncharacterized protein LOC127844889 isoform X2 — protein MVIPIHISHYEWTVDGLKSGTTYQIQMMAQNKIGKSNWTEAIHVITLLDTVSSDSSTSALGGAVGGIFGVGVIIAVSILIWRYRSHGLNTTKQCLTKRNPVEKYEDLVRGQGNTDVPSTGGSYETCTIASAHSRHANQYETLEELEFREYSRISACYSQQDNAMSAKMYASGQTDASTNDPDYQN, from the exons ATGGTTATTCCCATACACATTTCTCACTATGAATGGACAGTCGATGGTTTAAAGTCGGGAACGACATACCAAATTCAAATGATGGCACAAAACAAAATAGGAAAGTCGAATTGGACAGAAGCAATACACGTAATTACTCTACTGGACACAG TAAGCAGTGACTCTTCAACATCCGCTCTTGGTGGAGCTGTAGGTGGAATATTTGGAGTTGGTGTCATAATTGCAGTGTCCATCCTGATCTGGCGGTACAGATCACATG GGCTAAACACAACAAAGCAATGCCTAACGAAAAGGAACCCAGTTGAGAAGTATGAAGATCTGGTCCGAGGACA GGGCAACACCGACGTCCCATCAACAGGTGGAAGTTATGAAACATGTACCATCG CCTCAGCACACTCCCGTCATGCCAATCAGTATGAAACACTTGAGGAGCTTGAATTTCGTGAATACTCGAGGATTTCGGCGTGTTATTCTCAACAAGACAATGCTATGTCTGCAAAGATGTACGCATCGGGGCAAACTGATGCGTCAACGAATGACCCGGACTAccaaaattaa